A genomic region of Desulfosarcina ovata subsp. ovata contains the following coding sequences:
- the hisC gene encoding histidinol-phosphate transaminase, protein MMKLNIPDYIQAIAPYVPGKPLESLEREYGICDSVKLASNENPLGPSPKALAAIQNSLAMLHRYPDGAGHCLTEKIAAVNGIAPENVVIGNGSDDIIALLIRALVRPGDRVVVPKPSFLMYDISANAAGAVVDSIPLKDLSMDLDGMAARVDADTRLVFICNPNNPTGTVISREAFEAFMERLPEGVVVVVDEAYIEFARDPGCLKTGQPMDLKRPIVTLRTFSKVYGLAGLRVGYGIMPAALAEVIHRVRQPFNVNSMAQAAAVAALDDTDFLEKSVDLVHRGLETLYAGLDALGLAYHKTETNFFLIDMDRSAAEVFEKMLRKGVIVRSMQSYGFPTCIRINVGLEHENQRFMKALESVIQA, encoded by the coding sequence ATGATGAAACTCAATATCCCCGATTATATCCAGGCCATCGCCCCCTATGTTCCCGGTAAACCGCTGGAGTCGCTGGAGCGTGAATACGGCATCTGCGATTCGGTCAAGCTGGCCTCCAATGAAAATCCCCTGGGTCCCAGTCCAAAGGCCCTGGCGGCTATTCAGAACAGTCTTGCCATGCTGCACCGCTACCCGGACGGCGCCGGTCATTGCCTGACCGAGAAAATTGCTGCAGTGAACGGGATCGCTCCGGAGAATGTGGTGATCGGGAATGGTTCCGACGACATCATTGCGCTTCTGATTCGCGCCCTGGTGCGGCCCGGCGACCGGGTGGTGGTGCCCAAGCCCTCGTTTCTGATGTACGATATCAGCGCCAATGCCGCCGGTGCGGTAGTGGATTCCATACCGTTAAAGGACCTGAGCATGGATCTGGACGGCATGGCCGCCCGGGTGGATGCGGATACTCGGCTGGTTTTTATCTGCAATCCCAACAATCCGACCGGCACCGTCATCAGCCGCGAGGCCTTCGAGGCCTTCATGGAACGGCTGCCGGAAGGGGTGGTTGTTGTGGTCGACGAAGCCTATATTGAATTTGCCAGGGACCCGGGGTGCCTGAAAACCGGACAGCCGATGGATCTGAAACGGCCCATCGTCACCCTGCGTACATTTTCAAAGGTTTACGGGCTTGCCGGCCTGCGCGTGGGCTACGGTATCATGCCGGCAGCCCTGGCCGAGGTGATTCACCGCGTCCGGCAGCCGTTCAACGTCAATTCCATGGCCCAGGCCGCCGCCGTTGCCGCCCTTGACGACACGGATTTTCTCGAAAAAAGCGTCGATCTGGTTCATCGGGGGCTCGAAACCCTTTACGCCGGCCTGGATGCCCTGGGGCTGGCCTACCATAAGACCGAGACCAACTTTTTTCTCATCGATATGGACCGGTCGGCGGCGGAGGTATTTGAAAAAATGCTGCGCAAGGGGGTCATCGTTCGATCCATGCAGTCCTATGGATTCCCCACCTGTATCCGGATCAACGTGGGGCTTGAACATGAAAACCAGCGATTTATGAAAGCGCTCGAATCGGTTATTCAGGCGTAA
- a CDS encoding thiamine pyrophosphate-dependent enzyme: MGKTFKKPDVLTDAYTHYCPGCTHGVIHRLVAETIDELGIRGRTVGIAPVGCAVMAYNYFDCDFQEAAHGRAPAMATGIKRVRPDLMVFTYQGDGDLASIGMGEIIHAANRGEKFTTIFVNNAIYGMTGGQMAPTTMPDQRTTTSPLGRNVAEVGMPIKMAELLAALQTPAYITRQTVIKPKYITKAKKAIKQAFTYQMENRCFSLVEVVSTCPTNWGMTPVEAVEWTENTLLKYYQPGDYKVPA; encoded by the coding sequence ATGGGAAAGACATTCAAGAAACCGGACGTGCTTACCGACGCCTATACGCACTACTGCCCGGGCTGCACCCACGGGGTGATCCACCGTCTGGTGGCCGAGACCATTGACGAACTGGGCATCCGCGGACGCACGGTGGGCATCGCGCCGGTGGGCTGCGCGGTAATGGCTTACAACTATTTTGACTGCGATTTTCAGGAGGCGGCCCACGGACGGGCCCCGGCCATGGCCACGGGCATCAAGCGCGTGCGGCCCGACCTGATGGTCTTCACCTACCAGGGCGACGGCGATCTGGCCAGTATCGGCATGGGCGAGATCATCCACGCGGCCAACCGTGGGGAGAAGTTCACCACGATCTTCGTTAACAACGCCATTTACGGCATGACCGGTGGGCAGATGGCGCCTACGACCATGCCTGACCAGCGCACCACCACCAGCCCCCTGGGCCGCAACGTGGCGGAGGTGGGTATGCCGATCAAGATGGCCGAACTGCTGGCCGCCCTGCAAACGCCGGCCTACATTACACGCCAGACGGTGATCAAGCCCAAGTACATCACCAAGGCCAAGAAGGCGATCAAACAGGCCTTCACTTACCAGATGGAAAACCGTTGTTTCAGTTTGGTGGAGGTGGTCAGCACCTGTCCCACCAACTGGGGTATGACGCCGGTGGAGGCCGTGGAATGGACCGAGAATACCCTGCTGAAGTACTATCAGCCGGGTGACTACAAAGTTCCGGCATAA
- a CDS encoding ferredoxin family protein, with protein sequence MAYQHIIEKDRCKGCGLCITVCPKNVLEISTEVNAKGYFPAYQARPEDCIHCTMCCIMCPDVAITIIETEESDA encoded by the coding sequence ATGGCTTATCAACACATCATCGAGAAGGACCGCTGCAAAGGCTGCGGCCTGTGCATCACGGTCTGTCCCAAGAACGTTTTGGAGATTTCGACCGAGGTGAACGCCAAAGGGTATTTCCCCGCCTATCAGGCGCGCCCGGAGGACTGTATCCATTGCACCATGTGCTGCATTATGTGTCCGGATGTGGCCATCACGATCATCGAGACCGAGGAATCTGACGCCTAA
- the sppA gene encoding signal peptide peptidase SppA has translation MFKRRHPYLFFLMITLSLFTVLILGTMAMTVWIGKSTGAGDGEAVGVVEIEGPIADARDALQQIRQFREDEDIKAIVVRIDSPGGAVGPSQEIYREIRKTVGTKKVVASMGAVAASGGYYVACAADGIVANPGTITGSIGVIMGYTNFQQLLDKIGMVPVVIKSGPYKDTGSPTREMREDERELLQAVTHGIHEQFVTAIAEGRKMAREKVVEAADGRIFTGETALQKGLVDRLGNFEDALAWAGELGGIDGPVVPVYAPEEKLSLIRYLLSASMVPGWLSKLFQPGVYAEYRYQP, from the coding sequence ATGTTTAAAAGACGCCACCCGTATCTTTTTTTTCTGATGATCACCTTATCCCTATTTACCGTACTGATCTTAGGGACGATGGCCATGACGGTGTGGATTGGCAAAAGCACCGGGGCTGGGGATGGCGAGGCGGTTGGGGTCGTTGAGATCGAAGGTCCCATCGCCGATGCGCGGGATGCCCTCCAACAGATTCGTCAGTTCCGGGAAGATGAAGATATCAAAGCCATCGTGGTGCGAATCGATTCTCCCGGCGGGGCTGTCGGGCCGTCCCAGGAAATCTACCGTGAAATTCGAAAGACCGTCGGCACCAAAAAGGTGGTGGCCTCCATGGGGGCCGTTGCCGCCTCCGGTGGCTATTATGTGGCCTGTGCGGCGGACGGCATCGTGGCCAATCCAGGAACGATTACCGGAAGTATCGGCGTTATCATGGGTTACACCAATTTTCAGCAACTGCTGGATAAGATCGGAATGGTCCCTGTGGTGATCAAAAGCGGCCCCTATAAAGACACCGGTTCCCCCACCCGCGAGATGCGCGAGGATGAACGGGAACTGCTTCAGGCGGTGACCCACGGTATTCACGAACAGTTTGTCACCGCCATCGCCGAAGGCCGGAAGATGGCGCGCGAGAAGGTGGTTGAAGCTGCGGACGGTCGCATTTTTACCGGTGAAACGGCCTTGCAGAAGGGGCTGGTCGACCGCTTGGGCAACTTTGAGGATGCCCTGGCGTGGGCCGGGGAACTGGGCGGTATTGATGGACCGGTGGTTCCGGTCTATGCGCCGGAAGAGAAACTGTCCCTGATTCGCTATCTGCTTTCCGCGTCAATGGTTCCGGGCTGGCTGTCCAAGCTGTTTCAGCCGGGGGTTTATGCCGAGTACCGCTATCAACCCTGA
- the vorB gene encoding 3-methyl-2-oxobutanoate dehydrogenase subunit VorB translates to MAKILMKGNEAIGEAAIRAGCLNYFAYPITPQSEVAEYLVRRMPEVGGVFLQGESEVAVGYMLFGAAGAGARVFTTSSSPGISLMSEAISYIAGAQCPAVFVNIMRGGPGLGGILPSQGDYFQATKGIGHGDCRLLVMAPASVQEAVEMVMMAFPLAEKYRNPVMILGDGLIGQMMEPVEFPDHLKTEPSNKDAWASNGMDHRGSKTRNLVKSLFLDPVQLNDNNLALKAKYERMRAEDVRSAAYNIDGDYPVLLVSYGTMSRVCRTAIDMLKDEGIEVGMIRPQTLFPFPEKAVADAAAKPSCRHVLSIEMSMGQMVEDVDRCIRGRVPVEWYGKCGGDIPTPEEIISVVKARIAGKE, encoded by the coding sequence ATGGCAAAAATACTGATGAAGGGAAACGAGGCCATCGGCGAGGCGGCCATCCGCGCCGGATGCCTGAACTATTTCGCCTATCCGATCACCCCGCAGTCGGAAGTGGCCGAGTATCTGGTGCGGCGTATGCCCGAGGTGGGCGGGGTTTTCCTGCAGGGCGAGAGCGAGGTGGCCGTGGGCTACATGCTTTTTGGCGCCGCTGGCGCGGGGGCGCGGGTGTTCACCACCTCATCGAGCCCGGGGATCAGCCTGATGAGCGAGGCGATCAGCTATATCGCCGGGGCCCAGTGCCCGGCGGTATTTGTTAATATTATGCGCGGGGGCCCGGGCCTGGGCGGTATCCTGCCTTCCCAGGGAGACTACTTCCAGGCCACCAAGGGAATCGGCCACGGGGACTGCCGGTTGCTCGTCATGGCGCCGGCATCCGTCCAGGAGGCGGTGGAGATGGTCATGATGGCCTTTCCGCTGGCCGAGAAGTACCGCAACCCGGTAATGATTTTGGGCGACGGACTGATTGGGCAGATGATGGAGCCGGTGGAGTTTCCCGACCATCTCAAGACCGAGCCGTCCAACAAGGACGCCTGGGCCTCAAACGGTATGGACCACCGGGGAAGCAAAACCCGTAACTTGGTGAAATCCCTGTTTCTCGATCCGGTCCAGCTTAACGACAACAACCTGGCCTTGAAGGCCAAGTATGAGCGCATGCGTGCCGAGGATGTCCGTTCCGCGGCGTACAACATTGATGGTGACTACCCGGTGCTGCTGGTCAGTTACGGCACCATGAGCCGGGTCTGCCGCACGGCCATCGACATGCTGAAAGACGAGGGCATCGAGGTGGGCATGATTCGCCCCCAGACCCTGTTCCCGTTCCCGGAAAAGGCCGTGGCCGATGCGGCGGCCAAACCGTCATGCCGGCATGTGCTGAGTATCGAGATGAGCATGGGACAGATGGTGGAGGATGTGGATCGCTGCATCCGGGGCCGCGTGCCGGTGGAGTGGTACGGCAAGTGCGGCGGGGATATCCCCACCCCCGAGGAGATCATCAGTGTGGTCAAAGCGCGGATTGCCGGAAAGGAGTAA
- the guaB gene encoding IMP dehydrogenase: MTHLIPEEAYSFDDVLLLPSYSDVLPKDVDTRTRLTRELTLNIPIVSAAMDTVTEAQTAITMAREGGIGFVHRNMSIKNQAMEVDQVKKSESGMIVDPLTIGPDRPIEEVMTLMARYRISGVPVTRGDQLVGIVTNRDLRFETDMTKKVNDVMTSKKLVTVSEGISLEDSKKMLHEHRIEKLLVVDKDGRLTGMITIKDIEKIKKYPNACKDSMGRLRVGAAIGVGPDMMERAEALLKAGADVIVIDTSHGHSGNVIRSVQRLKAAFSNLQLVAGNVGTGEGAQALVDAGVDGIKIGIGPGSICTTRIVAGIGVPQISAIVNCRTVSEKTGVPLIADGGIKFSGDITKALGAGAHTIMIGGLFAGTEESPGETILFQGRSYKVYRGMGSLEAMKKGSKDRYYQTEQESDDKLVPEGIVGRVPYRGTLSGNIHQLIGGLKAGMGYVGCRTIEELREKARFVKISAAGMRESHVHDVIITKEAPNYRVDN; the protein is encoded by the coding sequence ATGACCCACCTGATCCCAGAGGAAGCGTATTCCTTTGATGATGTACTGCTGCTTCCCAGCTATTCCGATGTGCTTCCCAAAGATGTCGATACCCGTACCCGCCTGACCCGTGAGCTGACCCTCAACATCCCCATCGTCAGTGCCGCCATGGATACGGTCACCGAAGCACAGACGGCGATCACCATGGCCCGTGAGGGCGGGATCGGATTTGTTCACCGCAACATGAGCATTAAAAATCAGGCCATGGAAGTGGACCAGGTAAAAAAATCGGAAAGCGGCATGATCGTCGATCCGTTGACCATCGGCCCGGACCGGCCCATCGAAGAGGTGATGACCCTGATGGCCCGCTATCGCATTTCCGGTGTGCCGGTGACGCGCGGCGATCAGTTAGTGGGCATCGTTACCAACCGTGACCTGCGCTTCGAAACGGACATGACCAAAAAGGTCAACGACGTGATGACCAGCAAGAAACTGGTGACGGTGAGTGAAGGCATCAGTCTGGAAGATTCAAAGAAAATGCTTCACGAGCATCGTATCGAAAAACTGCTGGTGGTGGATAAAGACGGCCGTCTGACGGGCATGATCACCATCAAGGATATCGAAAAAATCAAAAAATATCCCAATGCCTGCAAGGACAGCATGGGCCGTTTGCGTGTCGGTGCCGCCATCGGAGTGGGCCCGGACATGATGGAACGGGCCGAGGCCCTTTTAAAGGCCGGCGCCGACGTGATCGTGATCGACACCTCCCACGGCCATTCGGGCAATGTCATCCGTTCGGTGCAGCGGCTCAAGGCCGCATTTTCCAACCTGCAGCTGGTGGCCGGCAACGTCGGCACCGGTGAAGGCGCGCAGGCTTTGGTGGATGCCGGGGTGGATGGTATCAAGATTGGCATCGGACCGGGTTCCATCTGCACCACCCGCATCGTTGCCGGTATCGGAGTGCCCCAAATATCGGCCATCGTCAACTGCCGCACGGTTTCGGAAAAGACCGGCGTTCCGCTGATCGCCGACGGTGGCATCAAGTTTTCCGGTGACATCACCAAAGCGCTTGGCGCCGGTGCCCACACAATCATGATCGGCGGCCTGTTTGCCGGTACCGAGGAGAGTCCCGGAGAAACCATTCTCTTCCAGGGCCGCAGCTACAAGGTCTACCGGGGAATGGGCTCTTTGGAGGCCATGAAAAAAGGCAGCAAGGACCGCTATTACCAGACCGAACAGGAGAGTGACGACAAGCTGGTGCCCGAAGGAATCGTCGGTCGTGTGCCTTACCGAGGAACCCTGTCCGGCAATATCCACCAGCTCATCGGCGGCCTCAAAGCCGGTATGGGATACGTGGGCTGTCGCACCATCGAAGAGTTGCGCGAAAAAGCCCGTTTTGTGAAGATCAGCGCCGCCGGTATGCGCGAAAGCCATGTCCATGACGTTATCATCACCAAGGAAGCGCCCAACTACCGCGTGGACAACTAA
- a CDS encoding 2-oxoacid:acceptor oxidoreductase family protein gives MQSEIMFAGFGGQGIMLIGKILAHAAMEEGFEVAWVPSYGPEMRGGTAYCTVVVADRPIGSPIIKNPLHLVAMNGPSLEKFAPTVKPGGIIFINSSLINFGSGRDDVDELRVPVMEIAKEAGNMRAANIVCLAAFVARSGVVSMETLKHCICEEFGNKPKLIPLNMDAVAAGEKAAKKK, from the coding sequence ATGCAGAGCGAAATCATGTTTGCCGGATTCGGTGGACAGGGCATCATGTTGATCGGTAAGATTCTGGCCCACGCCGCCATGGAAGAGGGCTTCGAGGTCGCCTGGGTACCGTCCTACGGCCCGGAAATGCGCGGGGGCACGGCCTATTGCACCGTTGTGGTGGCCGACCGGCCGATCGGCTCGCCGATCATCAAAAACCCTTTGCACCTGGTGGCCATGAACGGCCCCTCGCTGGAGAAGTTCGCCCCCACGGTGAAACCGGGTGGCATTATTTTTATCAACAGCTCCCTGATCAACTTCGGCAGCGGCCGCGACGACGTGGATGAGTTGCGCGTGCCGGTGATGGAGATCGCCAAAGAGGCGGGCAACATGCGTGCCGCCAATATCGTGTGCCTGGCCGCCTTCGTGGCCCGCAGCGGGGTTGTTTCCATGGAAACCCTGAAGCACTGCATCTGTGAGGAGTTCGGAAACAAACCCAAGCTGATTCCCCTCAACATGGATGCCGTGGCCGCCGGAGAAAAAGCGGCGAAGAAAAAGTAG
- a CDS encoding 30S ribosomal protein S1: MDNFVDNESTEEEFEKDSVTGESMAELMDLYEESFKRFAEGEVVNGKIISVDKDHVLVDIGYKSEGQIRIREFEEDGVVKAEVGDTVEVMVEWWDDENEVVVLSKEKAEKVKVWDDIKTRHEADETITGTITSRVKGGFSVDIGVQAFLPGSQADLRPIRNLDEMVGKEFEFKILKYNRKRSNIVLSRRVLLEEEREEKRAKTLASIHEGKVVGGIVKNLTEYGVFVDLGGVDGLLHITDISWGRVKHPSELFSVGDEIQVKILSLDLERERVSLGMKQLTEDPWASASEKYPVDSRISGKVVSLTDYGAFVELEEGIEGLIHVSEMSWTRKIRHPSKVVSVGEIVDAVVLDIKPENRRISLGMKQAAPNPWDVISDKYPVGTTIEGKIKNITDFGLFIGIDEGIDGLVHISDISWTKRIKHPSEIYKKGDVIQAIVLEIDKAQERFSLGVKQLQADPWDTVAERYEVGKEITGTVTNVTDFGVFVELEEGIEGLVHVSEISKEKIKTPVGQFEVGQMLTAKVMNINSDERRIGLSIKRLDMEDDQELLSEYVSNMGPATSSFGEILRENLQEKLNNEDQ; this comes from the coding sequence ATGGACAACTTTGTAGACAACGAATCAACAGAAGAAGAATTTGAGAAAGACAGTGTGACCGGCGAAAGCATGGCCGAGCTCATGGATCTCTATGAAGAGAGCTTCAAGCGCTTTGCCGAGGGTGAGGTCGTCAACGGAAAGATCATTTCAGTGGACAAGGACCACGTTCTGGTCGACATCGGCTACAAATCCGAAGGCCAGATCCGCATCCGTGAGTTTGAAGAGGATGGGGTGGTCAAGGCCGAGGTGGGTGACACCGTCGAAGTGATGGTAGAGTGGTGGGATGACGAAAACGAAGTGGTCGTCCTTTCCAAGGAAAAAGCCGAAAAAGTCAAGGTGTGGGACGATATCAAAACTCGTCACGAAGCCGACGAGACCATCACCGGTACCATTACCAGCCGTGTCAAGGGCGGGTTCTCCGTGGACATCGGTGTTCAGGCTTTTCTGCCCGGATCTCAGGCCGATCTCCGGCCGATCCGTAACCTGGATGAAATGGTCGGCAAGGAATTTGAGTTCAAGATCCTCAAGTACAACCGCAAGCGCAGCAACATCGTGCTTTCCCGGCGGGTGTTGCTGGAAGAGGAACGCGAGGAGAAGCGGGCCAAGACCCTGGCTTCCATCCACGAAGGCAAAGTGGTCGGCGGTATTGTCAAGAATCTTACCGAATACGGTGTTTTCGTCGATCTGGGCGGGGTAGATGGGCTGCTGCATATCACCGATATCTCCTGGGGGCGGGTCAAGCATCCGTCCGAGCTGTTTAGCGTGGGCGATGAGATTCAGGTCAAGATCCTCAGCCTGGACCTGGAGCGCGAACGGGTTTCCCTGGGTATGAAACAGCTCACCGAAGATCCCTGGGCCAGTGCCAGCGAAAAATATCCGGTCGATTCGCGGATCAGCGGCAAGGTGGTCAGCCTGACCGATTACGGTGCCTTTGTCGAACTGGAGGAGGGCATCGAAGGCTTGATCCATGTCTCTGAAATGTCCTGGACCCGAAAAATTCGGCATCCCTCCAAAGTGGTGTCCGTGGGTGAGATCGTCGATGCCGTGGTTCTGGATATCAAGCCGGAGAACCGGCGCATCTCTCTGGGGATGAAACAGGCCGCACCGAATCCGTGGGATGTGATCAGCGACAAATACCCGGTCGGGACCACGATTGAGGGCAAAATCAAGAATATTACCGATTTCGGTTTGTTCATCGGGATCGACGAGGGCATCGACGGATTGGTGCATATTTCCGATATCTCCTGGACCAAACGGATCAAGCATCCTTCCGAAATTTACAAAAAGGGGGATGTCATCCAGGCCATCGTACTGGAGATCGACAAGGCCCAGGAGCGTTTCTCCCTCGGCGTCAAGCAACTGCAGGCCGATCCGTGGGATACGGTGGCCGAACGTTACGAAGTCGGCAAGGAGATTACCGGTACCGTTACCAACGTGACGGATTTCGGTGTCTTTGTCGAACTGGAAGAGGGAATCGAGGGGCTGGTGCACGTCTCCGAAATCAGCAAGGAGAAAATTAAGACGCCGGTGGGCCAGTTTGAAGTGGGACAGATGCTGACCGCCAAAGTCATGAATATCAACAGTGATGAACGCCGTATCGGCCTTTCTATCAAACGGCTCGACATGGAGGATGACCAGGAACTGCTCTCCGAGTATGTCAGCAACATGGGGCCGGCAACGTCCAGCTTTGGTGAAATCCTTCGTGAAAACCTGCAGGAAAAACTCAACAACGAAGACCAATAA
- a CDS encoding L-threonylcarbamoyladenylate synthase: MLFTINPDNPQQRLIDKVADILKNGGLIAYPTDTYYGIGCDIMNKRAIEKIYLLKQRHKNQPFSFICADLKNISQYAKVSNYAYKTMKRLLPGPYTFILTGSKLVPKIMLTKRKTAGIRVPDNNICLALVQALGNPVISTSATLPDGDVFHDASLIHDHFGSRLDAVIDGGPVSGMPSSVVSLEDDVPEIIREGLGDIALFE; this comes from the coding sequence ATGCTGTTTACCATCAACCCCGATAACCCTCAGCAGCGGCTGATCGACAAAGTGGCGGACATTCTGAAAAATGGCGGGCTGATCGCCTACCCCACCGATACCTATTACGGCATCGGCTGCGATATCATGAACAAACGCGCCATCGAAAAGATTTATCTGCTCAAACAGCGCCACAAAAACCAGCCATTCAGTTTTATCTGTGCCGATCTGAAAAACATCAGCCAGTATGCCAAAGTATCAAACTACGCGTACAAGACCATGAAACGACTTTTGCCGGGTCCATACACCTTTATTTTGACCGGTTCCAAACTGGTTCCCAAAATCATGCTCACCAAACGCAAAACCGCCGGCATCCGGGTTCCCGACAACAACATCTGCCTGGCCCTGGTTCAGGCATTGGGCAATCCGGTCATCTCCACCAGTGCCACCCTGCCTGACGGTGACGTCTTTCATGATGCATCGCTGATTCATGACCATTTCGGTTCCCGGCTGGATGCGGTGATCGACGGCGGCCCGGTTTCCGGCATGCCCTCCAGTGTCGTCTCCCTGGAAGATGACGTACCGGAAATCATCCGTGAAGGATTGGGTGACATCGCTCTTTTCGAATAA
- the cmk gene encoding (d)CMP kinase: protein MTATMLLITIDGPAGAGKTTVSKLLAEKLGYRYLDTGALYRAVAVAAQFAGVSAEDDQRLDQLCANLRIHMAADRLFLDGEDVTERLRSPEITMLASAVSARPVVRSALFGIQREIGRSAGVVAEGRDMGTVVFPEADVKFFLDASVRQRAQRRFGQYSDKGQSLAVIEKDIRRRDENDSQRDIAPLKPAADALTIDSSSMTAGQVVDLMMSHVLPLLK from the coding sequence ATGACCGCAACCATGCTGCTGATCACCATCGACGGGCCGGCCGGTGCCGGCAAGACCACGGTCAGCAAACTGCTGGCCGAAAAATTGGGTTACCGGTACCTGGACACCGGTGCGCTGTATCGGGCGGTTGCCGTTGCCGCCCAATTTGCCGGTGTGTCGGCGGAGGATGATCAGAGGTTGGACCAATTGTGCGCTAACCTTCGGATTCACATGGCGGCCGACCGGTTGTTTTTGGACGGAGAGGACGTCACGGAGCGCCTGCGATCGCCGGAAATCACCATGCTGGCCTCGGCAGTGTCGGCCCGGCCGGTGGTTCGCAGCGCCCTGTTTGGCATTCAGCGTGAAATCGGGCGCTCCGCCGGGGTGGTGGCGGAGGGGCGCGACATGGGGACCGTGGTCTTCCCCGAGGCTGACGTCAAGTTTTTCCTGGATGCATCGGTGCGGCAACGGGCCCAGCGCCGGTTTGGCCAGTATTCCGATAAGGGGCAGAGCTTAGCTGTGATCGAGAAGGATATCCGGCGCCGGGATGAAAACGACAGTCAGCGGGACATCGCCCCCCTGAAACCCGCTGCCGACGCCCTGACCATCGACTCTTCCAGCATGACGGCCGGACAGGTGGTCGATCTGATGATGTCGCACGTCTTGCCCCTGCTGAAATGA